One window from the genome of Rhodopseudomonas sp. P2A-2r encodes:
- a CDS encoding CaiB/BaiF CoA transferase family protein, producing the protein MGPLQGVRVIDMTSVLMGPYATQMLGDYGADVVKVESPDGDVTRQIGPMRHPGMGPFFLNTNRSKRSLCLDLKKPAGRDALLRLVRDADVLIYNIRPQAMARLDLSYEVCAAINPRLVYAGVFGFGQDGPYAAKAAYDDLIQGATALPHLVARVSDGPPRYVPNALVDRIVGLTAVGAILASVVHRDRTGQGQRLDIPMFETMASFVMGDHLGGLTYEPPLDKGGYARHLSPDRRPYQTSDGYICAMVYNDKQWLSFLRAVGRDDLLADPMYASFPQRTAHIDVVLAELSNIFLTRTTAEWIRLLDDADVPSLPMHDLESMLTDPHLLATDFFPVVEHPTEGAIRNMKVSATWSQTPVETPRLAAMLGEHSAEILAEAGYSAAEIAQLAADGVIRTPILDTAQV; encoded by the coding sequence ATGGGACCATTGCAAGGGGTCAGAGTCATCGACATGACGTCGGTGCTGATGGGCCCATACGCCACCCAGATGCTCGGTGATTACGGCGCCGACGTCGTCAAGGTCGAATCCCCCGATGGCGACGTCACCCGGCAGATCGGGCCGATGCGCCATCCCGGCATGGGACCGTTCTTTCTCAACACCAATCGCAGCAAGCGCAGCCTGTGCCTCGACCTCAAGAAACCCGCCGGCCGCGATGCGTTGCTGCGGCTGGTCAGGGACGCCGACGTTCTGATCTACAACATCCGCCCGCAGGCCATGGCGCGGCTCGATCTGAGCTACGAGGTCTGCGCGGCGATCAATCCCCGGCTGGTCTATGCCGGCGTGTTCGGCTTCGGGCAGGACGGCCCCTATGCGGCCAAGGCCGCCTATGACGACCTGATCCAGGGCGCCACGGCGCTGCCGCATCTGGTGGCGCGCGTCAGCGACGGCCCGCCGCGCTACGTGCCCAACGCGCTGGTCGACCGCATTGTCGGCCTCACGGCCGTCGGCGCCATTCTCGCCAGCGTGGTGCATCGCGACCGCACCGGGCAGGGCCAGCGGCTGGACATTCCCATGTTCGAAACCATGGCCAGCTTCGTGATGGGCGACCATCTCGGCGGCCTCACCTATGAGCCGCCGCTCGACAAGGGCGGCTACGCCCGCCATCTGTCGCCGGACCGTCGCCCGTACCAGACCAGCGACGGCTACATCTGCGCCATGGTCTACAACGACAAGCAGTGGCTGAGCTTCCTGCGTGCGGTCGGCCGCGACGACCTGCTGGCCGATCCGATGTATGCGAGCTTCCCGCAGCGCACGGCGCATATCGACGTGGTGCTGGCCGAACTGTCGAACATCTTCCTGACCAGAACGACCGCGGAATGGATCAGGCTGCTGGACGATGCCGACGTCCCGTCACTGCCGATGCACGACCTCGAGAGCATGCTGACCGATCCGCATCTGCTGGCGACGGATTTCTTCCCCGTGGTCGAGCATCCCACCGAAGGCGCGATCCGCAACATGAAGGTCTCCGCCACCTGGTCGCAGACCCCCGTGGAAACGCCGCGGCTTGCCGCCATGCTGGGCGAGCACAGCGCCGAGATCCTCGCCGAGGCCGGCTATTCCGCCGCCGAAATCGCGCAGCTCGCTGCCGACGGCGTCATTCGCACGCCGATCCTCGATACCGCACAGGTCTGA
- the denD gene encoding D-erythronate dehydrogenase: protein MHILILGAAGMVGRKLTEKLLADGRLGSREITRMTLQDVVAPMKPANATIPISLVTSDFADPATAAPLLTHRPEVIFHLAAIVSGEAEADFDKGYRINLDGTRFLIDAIRAVGGGYRPRLVFTSSIAVFGAPFPDKIGDEFFHTPLTSYGTQKSICEMLIADYSRRGFLDGIGIRLPTICVRPGKPNKAASGFFSNIIREPLAGHEAVLPVSEDVRHWHASPRSAVGFLVHAGTMDLAAMGARRNLSMPGMSVTVGEQIAALERVAGKSVVARIRRETDPVITGIVSGWPRDFTTDRALKLGFTTAEKTFDDIIRIHIEDELGGKFVA from the coding sequence TTGCATATCCTCATTCTCGGCGCCGCCGGCATGGTCGGCCGCAAGCTCACCGAAAAACTGCTGGCCGATGGCCGGCTCGGGAGCCGCGAGATCACGCGCATGACCTTGCAGGACGTGGTGGCGCCGATGAAGCCGGCCAACGCCACGATTCCCATCAGCTTGGTCACCTCGGATTTCGCCGATCCCGCCACCGCTGCGCCGCTGCTGACACATCGCCCCGAGGTGATCTTCCACCTCGCCGCCATCGTCTCCGGCGAGGCCGAGGCCGATTTCGACAAGGGCTACCGCATCAATCTCGACGGCACCCGCTTCCTGATCGACGCCATCCGCGCCGTCGGCGGCGGCTACAGACCGCGCCTGGTGTTCACCTCGTCGATCGCGGTGTTCGGCGCGCCGTTCCCGGACAAGATCGGCGACGAATTCTTCCATACGCCGCTGACCTCCTACGGCACGCAGAAGTCGATCTGCGAAATGCTGATCGCGGATTACAGCCGCAGGGGCTTTCTCGACGGCATCGGCATCCGCCTGCCGACCATCTGCGTTCGGCCGGGCAAGCCCAACAAGGCAGCGTCCGGCTTCTTCTCCAACATCATCCGCGAGCCGCTGGCCGGCCATGAGGCCGTGCTGCCGGTCTCGGAAGACGTCCGCCACTGGCACGCCTCGCCACGCTCGGCGGTGGGCTTCCTGGTTCACGCCGGCACCATGGACCTCGCCGCCATGGGCGCGCGGCGCAATCTCAGCATGCCCGGAATGTCGGTCACCGTGGGCGAACAGATCGCGGCGCTGGAGCGGGTCGCCGGCAAGAGCGTGGTGGCGCGGATCAGGCGCGAGACCGATCCGGTGATCACCGGCATCGTGTCCGGCTGGCCGCGCGACTTCACCACCGACCGCGCCCTCAAGCTCGGCTTCACCACGGCGGAAAAGACCTTTGACGACATCATCCGGATTCACATCGAGGATGAGCTGGGCGGAAAGTTCGTGGCGTAA
- a CDS encoding acetate--CoA ligase family protein: protein MSRLRAALDPRSVAIIGASENPNKVGGRPVHYLKKFGFKGKIYPINPTRTEIQGERCYPSLRDLPEAPEMVIVAVAGDNAIAAVEDCAAFGVKIAVVMASGFGEVDAIAGKAKERRMVEVAHKAGMRIVGPNSQGLANFGTGAIASFSTMFMEFDRVEGHVAMLSQSGALSTVPVGFLNPRGIGVRHSHATGNDADITVGELAIAVAEDPEVKLMLLYLESIPDKKYLEELAAIALDRDLPIIALKSGRSEAGRQAAQSHTGALANEDRVVDAFFEHHGIWRAPDMRGLVEATELYLKGWKPRGRRLVAISNSGAVCVMTADAATTVGMPMAKLSDDTDRKLKGILPSFATTTNPIDLTAALLSNSRLFGDILPVIAEDPAADAFVIGVPVAGPGYDVAAFARDSAAFAAQTGKPLVVAATQPSVAVEFQAQGVSVFPTEVEAVTALHQFLAHRELMARTLERRASRGKSDALIASAGEMTMLNEADSLDLLGKRGIPVVPYRLCRSRAEAVAAFEAIGGPVVVKGCSADIAHKSELGLVKVGVKAREEAGEIYAVMEDIIRKHGARFDGVIVAAMASGRREIMIGAHRDPVFGPVVAVGDGGKYVEVFKDTTLLLPPFSTDDVREALGRLRIAPLFAGVRGEPPMDVAALCDAVVKIGELMRDASAKVMSIDLNPVMLDSAGKGCVVVDAVVFQGR, encoded by the coding sequence ATGAGCCGTCTTCGCGCCGCCCTCGATCCCCGCTCGGTCGCCATCATCGGTGCCTCCGAAAATCCCAACAAGGTTGGCGGCCGGCCGGTTCATTACCTCAAGAAATTCGGCTTCAAGGGCAAGATCTATCCGATCAATCCGACCCGCACCGAGATCCAGGGCGAGCGCTGCTATCCGAGCCTGCGCGATCTGCCGGAGGCGCCGGAGATGGTGATCGTCGCGGTGGCCGGCGACAATGCCATTGCCGCGGTGGAAGATTGCGCCGCCTTCGGCGTCAAGATCGCCGTGGTGATGGCCTCGGGTTTCGGCGAGGTCGATGCCATCGCCGGCAAGGCCAAGGAGCGCCGCATGGTCGAGGTCGCTCACAAGGCCGGCATGCGCATTGTCGGGCCGAATTCGCAGGGCCTCGCCAATTTCGGCACCGGCGCCATCGCCTCGTTCTCCACCATGTTCATGGAGTTCGACCGCGTCGAGGGCCATGTCGCCATGCTCAGCCAGAGCGGCGCGCTGTCCACCGTGCCGGTCGGCTTCCTCAATCCGCGCGGCATCGGCGTGCGCCACAGCCATGCCACCGGCAACGATGCCGACATCACCGTGGGCGAACTGGCCATTGCGGTGGCCGAAGATCCCGAGGTCAAGCTGATGCTGCTCTATCTCGAGAGCATCCCGGACAAGAAGTATCTCGAAGAACTCGCGGCCATCGCGCTCGACCGCGACCTGCCGATTATCGCGCTGAAGTCGGGCCGCTCCGAGGCCGGCCGCCAGGCCGCGCAGTCGCACACCGGCGCGCTGGCCAACGAGGACCGCGTGGTCGATGCCTTCTTCGAGCATCATGGCATCTGGCGCGCGCCGGACATGCGCGGCCTGGTGGAGGCCACCGAGCTCTATCTCAAGGGCTGGAAGCCGCGGGGCAGGCGGCTGGTCGCCATCAGCAATTCCGGCGCGGTCTGCGTGATGACGGCGGACGCCGCCACCACCGTGGGCATGCCCATGGCCAAACTGTCTGACGATACGGACAGGAAACTGAAGGGCATCCTGCCGAGCTTTGCCACCACGACCAATCCCATCGATCTCACCGCGGCGCTGCTCTCCAACAGCCGGCTGTTCGGCGACATCCTGCCGGTAATTGCCGAGGACCCTGCCGCCGATGCCTTCGTGATCGGCGTGCCCGTCGCCGGTCCCGGCTATGACGTGGCGGCCTTTGCGCGGGACTCCGCAGCCTTCGCAGCGCAGACCGGCAAGCCGCTGGTGGTGGCGGCGACGCAGCCCAGCGTGGCCGTGGAATTCCAGGCCCAGGGCGTCTCGGTATTTCCTACCGAGGTGGAGGCGGTCACCGCGCTGCATCAGTTCCTCGCCCATCGCGAGTTGATGGCGCGCACGCTGGAGCGCCGCGCCAGCCGCGGAAAATCCGACGCGCTGATCGCGTCGGCCGGCGAGATGACCATGCTGAACGAGGCCGACAGTCTCGACCTGCTGGGCAAACGCGGCATTCCCGTGGTGCCGTACCGGCTGTGCCGCTCGCGCGCCGAAGCCGTTGCGGCCTTCGAGGCCATCGGCGGTCCTGTTGTCGTCAAGGGCTGCTCGGCCGATATCGCGCACAAGTCCGAACTCGGCCTGGTCAAGGTCGGCGTCAAGGCGCGCGAGGAGGCCGGCGAGATCTACGCCGTGATGGAGGACATCATCCGCAAGCACGGCGCGCGCTTCGACGGCGTCATCGTCGCCGCCATGGCCAGCGGCCGCCGCGAGATCATGATCGGCGCGCATCGCGATCCGGTGTTCGGCCCGGTGGTCGCGGTCGGCGACGGCGGCAAGTATGTCGAGGTGTTCAAGGACACGACGCTGCTGCTGCCGCCCTTCTCGACCGACGACGTCCGGGAAGCGCTCGGCAGGCTGCGCATCGCGCCGCTGTTCGCCGGCGTGCGCGGCGAACCGCCGATGGACGTCGCGGCGCTCTGCGACGCCGTGGTGAAGATCGGCGAACTGATGCGCGACGCGTCGGCCAAGGTGATGAGCATCGACCTCAACCCTGTCATGCTCGACAGCGCGGGCAAGGGCTGCGTGGTGGTCGATGCCGTGGTGTTTCAGGGGAGGTAG
- a CDS encoding carbohydrate ABC transporter permease, with product MTDVPANTRVAPAATVEQDDNSEGMTYLESLPSRIVTLYIPLFIIVVILLFPFYWMALTSIKPDEQLIDMEKFNPFWVIKPTLKHINKLLFETNYPRWLWNTMYVAAAATTLSIIASVLAAYAIVRLRFRGAEVVGATIFMAYLVPPSILFIPLASVIQAYGLFDSPLSLILIYPTLLIPFSTWLLMGYFKTIPFELEECALIDGASRWQILVKIIVPLAVPGLISAFIFSFTLCWNEFIYALTFLQSTQNKTVPVAIVNEFVDGDIYKWGSLMAGALVGSLPLVILYAFFVEHYVSAMTGAVKE from the coding sequence ATGACTGACGTACCCGCCAACACCCGCGTCGCTCCGGCGGCCACCGTCGAGCAGGACGACAACAGCGAGGGCATGACCTATCTGGAGTCGTTGCCCAGCCGCATCGTCACGCTCTACATCCCGCTGTTCATCATCGTGGTGATCCTGCTGTTCCCGTTCTACTGGATGGCGCTGACGTCCATCAAGCCGGACGAACAGCTCATCGACATGGAGAAGTTCAATCCGTTCTGGGTCATCAAGCCGACCCTGAAGCACATCAACAAGCTGCTGTTCGAGACCAACTATCCGCGCTGGCTGTGGAACACCATGTATGTGGCGGCGGCAGCTACCACGCTGTCGATCATCGCCTCGGTGCTGGCGGCCTATGCCATCGTCCGGCTGCGGTTTCGCGGCGCCGAAGTGGTCGGCGCGACGATCTTCATGGCCTATCTGGTGCCGCCGTCGATCCTGTTCATCCCGCTGGCCTCGGTGATCCAGGCCTATGGGCTGTTCGACTCGCCGCTGTCGCTGATCCTGATCTATCCGACGCTGCTGATCCCGTTCTCCACCTGGCTGCTGATGGGTTACTTCAAGACCATCCCGTTCGAACTCGAGGAATGCGCGCTGATCGACGGCGCGTCGCGCTGGCAGATCCTGGTCAAGATCATCGTGCCGCTGGCGGTGCCCGGACTGATCTCGGCCTTCATCTTCTCGTTCACTTTGTGCTGGAACGAGTTCATCTACGCGCTCACCTTCCTGCAATCGACCCAGAACAAGACCGTGCCGGTGGCCATCGTCAACGAGTTCGTCGACGGCGACATCTACAAATGGGGCTCGCTGATGGCCGGCGCGCTGGTCGGATCATTGCCGCTGGTGATCCTGTATGCGTTCTTCGTCGAGCATTATGTGTCGGCGATGACGGGCGCGGTGAAGGAGTAG
- a CDS encoding acetyl-CoA acetyltransferase — protein sequence MTASIVGWAHTPFGKFDAETVESLIVKVANEAMADAGISAADVDEIVLGHFNAGFSPQDFTAALVLQADPALRFKPATRVENACATGSAAVHQGVKSIAAGTAKIVLVVGVEQMTRTPGPEIGKNLLRASYLPEDGETPAGFAGVFGGIAQKYFQKYGDQSDALAMIAAKNHANGVHNPYAQMRKDFGFEFCRSESEKNPFVAGPLKRTDCSLVSDGAAALVLTDSETAKTMGKAVTIKATAHAQDFLPMSKRDILAFEGCTVAWQRALEAAGITLDDLSFVETHDCFTVAELIEYEAMGLTERGQGARAIKEGWTQKDGKLPINPSGGLKAKGHPIGATGVSMHVLSAMQLLGQAPEGMQIKNAKLAGIFNMGGAAVANYVSVLEPAK from the coding sequence ATGACCGCCAGCATCGTTGGATGGGCGCATACGCCGTTCGGCAAGTTCGACGCAGAGACCGTCGAGAGCCTGATCGTCAAGGTCGCCAATGAGGCGATGGCCGATGCGGGGATTTCCGCGGCCGACGTCGACGAAATCGTGCTCGGCCATTTCAACGCTGGTTTCTCGCCGCAGGACTTTACGGCCGCTTTGGTGCTGCAGGCCGATCCGGCGCTGCGCTTCAAGCCCGCCACCCGCGTCGAAAATGCCTGCGCCACCGGCTCGGCCGCGGTGCACCAGGGCGTGAAATCCATCGCCGCGGGCACGGCAAAAATCGTGCTGGTGGTCGGCGTCGAGCAGATGACGCGCACGCCCGGCCCGGAGATCGGCAAGAACCTGCTGCGCGCGTCCTACCTGCCGGAAGACGGCGAGACCCCCGCGGGTTTCGCCGGCGTATTCGGCGGCATCGCGCAAAAATACTTCCAGAAATACGGCGACCAGTCCGACGCGCTGGCGATGATCGCCGCCAAGAACCACGCCAATGGCGTGCACAATCCCTATGCGCAGATGCGCAAGGATTTCGGTTTTGAGTTCTGCCGCTCCGAGAGCGAGAAGAACCCGTTCGTCGCAGGTCCGCTGAAGCGCACCGACTGTTCGCTGGTGTCGGACGGCGCCGCGGCCCTGGTGCTCACGGACTCCGAGACCGCGAAGACCATGGGCAAGGCGGTGACCATCAAGGCCACCGCGCATGCCCAGGACTTCCTGCCGATGTCCAAGCGCGACATTCTCGCCTTCGAGGGCTGCACTGTGGCCTGGCAGCGCGCGCTGGAGGCGGCCGGCATCACCCTCGATGATCTCTCCTTCGTGGAAACCCACGACTGCTTCACCGTGGCCGAACTGATCGAATACGAAGCCATGGGCCTGACCGAACGCGGGCAGGGCGCCCGTGCCATCAAGGAAGGCTGGACCCAGAAGGACGGTAAACTGCCGATCAATCCGTCCGGCGGCCTCAAGGCCAAGGGCCATCCGATCGGCGCCACCGGCGTCTCCATGCATGTGCTGAGCGCGATGCAACTGCTCGGCCAGGCGCCGGAAGGCATGCAGATCAAGAACGCCAAGCTGGCCGGGATCTTCAACATGGGTGGCGCGGCGGTGGCCAACTACGTCTCCGTGCTGGAGCCCGCGAAATAG
- a CDS encoding class I adenylate-forming enzyme family protein gives MNVADWLAASARLHPHAPALLSGTAVEADYATFARRARALGAALMRDYGVQPGDRVALFMSNCTQYLECMYAVWWIGAAVIPINAKLHGREAAWICDNAGARLAFVDDDSSKALAQVMEDLPAGMQMLAVESAEYRSFRNDDGGLPAPLPRDDHDLAWLFYTSGTTGRPKGVMLSHGNLVAASLCYLADVDTVTGQDAALYAAPISHGAGLYNFIHVRMAARHVVPVSGGFDADEVLTLAKQLDHVAMFAAPTMVRRLVDAAKKRGEQGEGIRTIVYGGGPMYLADIRDALATMGQRFVQIYGQGESPMTITSLPRAWHADVDHPRYLQRLASVGVAQSVMSVRITDADGKPLPAGETGEIEARGPAVMLGYWNNDKANAETLKDGWLRTGDVGRLDEDGFLTLSDRSKDVIISGGTNIYPREVEEALLTHPDVQEVSSIGVPDPEWGEIVVACVVLKPGATADDAALDAHCLRSIARFKRPKRYVFMDALPKNNYGKVLKTELRQVMAQSGPPSSS, from the coding sequence ATGAACGTGGCCGACTGGCTGGCAGCGTCCGCGCGTCTGCATCCCCATGCGCCGGCGCTGCTGAGCGGCACGGCGGTCGAGGCGGACTACGCGACCTTTGCCCGGCGTGCCCGTGCGCTCGGCGCGGCGCTGATGCGCGATTATGGCGTGCAGCCGGGCGACCGCGTCGCGCTGTTCATGTCCAACTGCACCCAATATCTCGAATGCATGTATGCGGTGTGGTGGATCGGCGCCGCGGTGATCCCCATCAACGCCAAGCTGCACGGCCGCGAAGCCGCGTGGATCTGCGACAATGCTGGCGCCAGGCTCGCCTTCGTCGATGACGACAGCAGCAAGGCGCTGGCGCAGGTCATGGAAGACCTGCCGGCCGGCATGCAGATGCTGGCGGTGGAGTCGGCCGAGTATCGCAGCTTTCGCAACGACGACGGTGGCCTGCCGGCGCCGCTGCCGCGCGACGATCACGATCTGGCCTGGCTGTTCTACACCTCCGGCACCACCGGCCGGCCGAAGGGCGTGATGCTCAGCCACGGCAATCTGGTGGCGGCGTCGCTGTGCTATCTCGCCGATGTCGATACGGTCACCGGCCAGGACGCCGCACTCTACGCCGCGCCGATTTCCCACGGCGCCGGTCTGTACAACTTCATCCATGTCCGCATGGCCGCGCGCCATGTGGTGCCGGTCTCCGGCGGCTTCGATGCCGACGAGGTGCTGACGCTGGCAAAGCAGCTCGACCATGTCGCGATGTTTGCCGCGCCCACCATGGTGCGCCGCCTGGTCGATGCCGCCAAGAAGCGCGGCGAGCAGGGCGAGGGCATTCGCACCATCGTCTATGGCGGCGGTCCGATGTATCTCGCCGATATCCGCGACGCGCTCGCCACCATGGGCCAGCGTTTTGTGCAGATCTACGGGCAGGGCGAGTCGCCGATGACCATCACCTCGCTGCCGCGCGCCTGGCATGCGGACGTCGATCATCCCCGCTATCTACAGCGCCTCGCTTCGGTCGGGGTGGCGCAGAGCGTGATGTCGGTGCGCATCACCGATGCCGATGGCAAGCCGCTGCCGGCGGGCGAGACCGGCGAGATCGAGGCCAGGGGGCCGGCGGTGATGCTCGGCTACTGGAACAACGACAAGGCCAATGCCGAGACGCTGAAGGACGGCTGGCTGCGCACCGGCGACGTCGGCCGGCTCGACGAAGACGGCTTCCTCACATTGTCCGACCGCTCCAAGGACGTGATCATCTCCGGCGGGACCAACATCTATCCGCGCGAGGTCGAGGAGGCGCTGCTGACCCATCCCGATGTGCAGGAGGTGTCGAGCATCGGCGTGCCAGATCCCGAATGGGGTGAGATCGTCGTCGCCTGCGTGGTGCTCAAGCCCGGCGCCACGGCGGACGACGCGGCGCTGGACGCCCATTGCCTGCGCAGCATCGCCCGCTTCAAGCGGCCGAAGCGCTACGTGTTCATGGACGCATTGCCGAAGAACAATTACGGCAAGGTGCTGAAGACCGAATTGCGGCAGGTCATGGCGCAATCCGGCCCGCCGTCGTCATCCTGA
- a CDS encoding Zn-ribbon domain-containing OB-fold protein, protein MKSLKPVADWTTGVEAISYQTCASCQAVQYFRRAFCAACGAPDPVDKIASGQGTVYATSLVLRAATPEARAHVPYNIVLIDTAEGFRMMAHGANDLVIGDKVAAGFRQFTGRLVPYFERTLP, encoded by the coding sequence ATGAAGTCGCTCAAGCCAGTTGCCGACTGGACCACCGGCGTGGAAGCTATCAGCTATCAAACGTGCGCGTCGTGCCAAGCCGTGCAATATTTCCGCCGTGCCTTCTGCGCCGCTTGCGGCGCGCCCGACCCGGTCGACAAAATCGCCAGCGGGCAGGGCACCGTCTACGCGACATCGCTGGTGCTGCGCGCGGCGACGCCCGAGGCGCGCGCCCACGTGCCCTACAACATCGTTCTCATCGACACCGCCGAAGGTTTTCGCATGATGGCCCACGGGGCCAACGATCTCGTCATCGGCGACAAGGTGGCTGCCGGCTTCCGGCAATTCACCGGTCGCCTCGTACCCTATTTCGAAAGGACTCTTCCATGA
- a CDS encoding thiolase family protein — MSYITGVGLTPFGKHEGSSTLDLMSTAAEAALADAGLKRSDIDGFLCGYSTTMPHIMLATVFAEHFGITPSYAHAIQVGGATGMAMAMLAHTLVDAGVAKHVLVVGGENRLTGQSRDASIQALAQVGHPVFEVPLGPTIPAYYGLVANRYMHDYGVTEEDLAEFAVLMRAHALTHPGAQFHDAITVADVMESKPIASPLKLLDCCPVSDGGAAFVVSRERTGAIGVRVLGAAQAHTHQHVTAAPALSELGAEISIARLKAATGIAIADVRYAAVYDSFTITLAMLLEDLGLARRGEAAALVRAGHFGQHGAMPLNTHGGLLSYGHCGVGGAMAHLVETHLQMTGRAANRQVRDASLALLHGDGGVLSSHVSMVLERVQ; from the coding sequence ATGAGCTACATCACCGGCGTCGGCCTCACCCCGTTCGGCAAGCATGAGGGCTCGTCCACCCTCGACCTGATGAGCACGGCCGCCGAAGCCGCGCTCGCCGATGCCGGCCTCAAGCGATCCGACATCGACGGTTTCCTGTGCGGCTATTCCACCACCATGCCGCATATCATGCTGGCCACCGTGTTCGCCGAGCATTTCGGCATCACCCCGTCCTATGCCCACGCCATCCAGGTCGGCGGCGCCACCGGCATGGCGATGGCCATGCTGGCGCATACGCTGGTGGATGCCGGTGTCGCAAAGCATGTGCTGGTGGTCGGCGGCGAAAACCGCCTGACCGGCCAGAGCCGCGACGCCTCGATCCAGGCGCTGGCGCAGGTCGGCCATCCCGTCTTTGAGGTGCCGCTTGGCCCGACCATCCCCGCTTACTACGGTCTCGTCGCCAATCGCTACATGCACGACTACGGCGTCACCGAGGAAGACCTCGCCGAATTCGCCGTGCTGATGCGGGCGCACGCGCTGACCCATCCCGGCGCGCAGTTTCATGACGCCATCACCGTGGCCGACGTCATGGAATCGAAGCCGATCGCCAGTCCGCTGAAGCTGCTGGATTGCTGCCCGGTGTCCGACGGCGGCGCCGCTTTCGTGGTCAGCCGCGAGCGCACCGGCGCCATCGGCGTCCGCGTTCTGGGTGCCGCGCAGGCGCATACCCATCAGCATGTCACCGCGGCGCCCGCGCTATCCGAGCTTGGCGCGGAAATCTCCATCGCCCGGCTCAAGGCTGCGACCGGCATCGCCATCGCCGATGTGCGCTACGCTGCCGTCTACGACAGCTTCACCATCACCCTTGCCATGCTGCTGGAAGACCTCGGCCTCGCCCGCCGCGGCGAAGCGGCGGCGCTGGTGCGCGCCGGGCATTTCGGACAACACGGCGCCATGCCGCTGAACACCCATGGCGGCTTGCTGAGCTATGGCCATTGCGGCGTCGGCGGCGCCATGGCGCATCTGGTCGAGACCCATCTGCAGATGACCGGCCGCGCCGCCAACCGCCAGGTGCGCGATGCCTCGCTGGCGCTGCTGCATGGCGACGGCGGCGTGCTGTCGTCCCATGTCAGCATGGTCCTGGAGCGGGTGCAATGA
- a CDS encoding acyl-CoA dehydrogenase family protein codes for MDFATDANEESIRDAIEKICARFDDAYWLGKDKDGGFPHEFHKAMAEAGWLGICIPEAYGGSGLGISEAAIMMRTISESGAGMSGASAIHMNVFGLNPVVVFGTPEQCARMLPGIVSGAEKACFAVTEPNTGLNTTQLKTRAVRDGDKYVVNGQKVWISTAQVAEKILLLARTTPLEDVKKPTHGLSLFYTDFDRSRIAVHEIEKMGRKAVDSNELFIADFEIPVADRIGEEGRGFDYILHGMNPERILIAAEAVGLGKLALKRAADYAKSRVVFNRPIGQNQAIQHPLAKNWMELEAAWLMTLSAGWQYDQNLPCGPAANAAKYLAGEAGYHACEQAVMTHGGFGYAKEYHVERYLRESLIPRIAPISRELILSFIAERVLGLPKSY; via the coding sequence ATGGATTTCGCCACCGACGCCAACGAGGAGTCGATCCGCGACGCGATCGAAAAGATCTGCGCCCGCTTCGACGATGCCTACTGGCTGGGCAAGGACAAGGACGGCGGCTTCCCGCACGAATTCCACAAGGCGATGGCCGAGGCCGGCTGGCTCGGCATCTGCATTCCCGAAGCCTATGGCGGCTCCGGGCTGGGGATCAGCGAGGCCGCGATCATGATGCGGACCATTTCGGAATCCGGGGCAGGGATGTCCGGCGCCTCGGCGATCCATATGAATGTGTTCGGGCTCAATCCCGTGGTGGTGTTCGGCACGCCCGAACAATGCGCGCGCATGCTGCCCGGCATCGTGTCGGGGGCGGAAAAAGCCTGCTTCGCGGTCACCGAACCCAACACCGGCCTCAACACCACGCAGCTGAAAACCCGCGCGGTGCGCGACGGCGACAAATACGTGGTCAACGGCCAGAAGGTGTGGATCTCCACCGCCCAGGTGGCGGAAAAGATCCTGCTGCTGGCGCGCACCACGCCGCTCGAAGATGTGAAGAAGCCGACCCACGGCCTTAGCCTGTTCTACACCGATTTCGATCGCAGCAGGATCGCCGTGCACGAGATCGAGAAGATGGGCCGCAAGGCCGTCGACTCCAACGAGCTGTTCATCGCGGATTTCGAGATCCCCGTTGCCGACCGCATCGGCGAGGAGGGGCGCGGCTTCGACTACATCCTGCATGGCATGAATCCGGAGCGTATCCTGATCGCTGCCGAAGCCGTCGGTCTCGGCAAGCTGGCCCTGAAGCGCGCCGCCGACTACGCCAAGTCGCGCGTCGTGTTCAACCGCCCGATCGGCCAGAACCAGGCGATCCAGCATCCCCTGGCGAAGAACTGGATGGAGCTGGAAGCCGCCTGGCTGATGACCCTGTCGGCCGGCTGGCAATACGATCAGAACCTGCCGTGCGGCCCCGCCGCCAATGCCGCGAAATATCTCGCCGGCGAGGCCGGCTATCACGCCTGCGAGCAGGCGGTGATGACCCATGGCGGCTTCGGCTACGCCAAGGAATATCACGTCGAGCGCTATCTCAGGGAATCCCTGATCCCGCGTATCGCGCCGATCAGCCGCGAGCTGATCCTGTCCTTCATCGCCGAGCGCGTGCTCGGGCTGCCGAAGTCGTATTGA